One genomic window of Polycladomyces zharkentensis includes the following:
- a CDS encoding glycoside hydrolase family 32 protein, whose translation MKNETGYQEAYRPQYHFSPPKNWMNDPNGLVYYKGEYHLFYQYNPYGNQWGHMSWGHAVSKDLIRWRHLPVALKEDDLGMIFSGSVVVDKHDTSGFFGGKSGLVAIYTSAGESQQQSIAYSKDDGRTWHKYKGNPVIPNPGLKDFRDPKVFWDDQTGKWVMVLAAGDRVMFYSSTNLRNWSYMSQFGADQGAHGGVWECPELFQLPVEGHPGEKKWVLQVDINPGGIAGGSGGQYFVGEFDGKKFTTQQKGIKWVDFGKDFYATQTWSNTPGRLIWVAWMNNWQYAQDIPTSPWRGAMSFPRELSLKKVNGEYVLVQKPVQEINKLREDTRVWNNRIITPGTELLPVRGETLEIEAEFQLDTADEFGLIVRKGTKEKTIIGYNVGNQTLFVDRTQSGRTDFSKDFPVVTKAQMKPKNRVIQLHILVDRSSVEVFGNHGETVLTNQIFPDLKSQGLELYARGGNVKLQTLRIHRLKSAWQ comes from the coding sequence GTGAAAAATGAAACCGGTTACCAAGAGGCATACCGACCACAGTATCACTTTTCTCCTCCGAAAAACTGGATGAACGATCCCAACGGACTGGTTTACTACAAAGGCGAATACCACTTGTTCTATCAGTACAACCCTTACGGCAATCAATGGGGACATATGAGTTGGGGACATGCAGTCAGCAAGGATCTGATCCGTTGGCGGCACCTTCCCGTGGCGTTGAAAGAAGACGACCTGGGTATGATCTTCTCAGGAAGTGTCGTGGTGGACAAACATGACACAAGCGGTTTTTTTGGTGGGAAATCCGGTTTGGTCGCCATCTACACCAGCGCGGGAGAGAGCCAGCAGCAAAGTATTGCGTATAGTAAAGACGACGGCCGGACATGGCATAAGTATAAAGGAAACCCTGTGATCCCAAACCCGGGATTGAAAGATTTCCGTGACCCAAAGGTGTTTTGGGACGATCAAACAGGGAAATGGGTGATGGTGCTTGCAGCCGGTGACCGGGTCATGTTTTATTCATCCACCAATTTGCGGAACTGGTCATACATGAGTCAATTCGGCGCCGATCAGGGGGCGCACGGCGGAGTATGGGAGTGTCCCGAACTGTTTCAACTTCCGGTGGAAGGGCACCCCGGAGAGAAGAAGTGGGTCTTGCAGGTGGACATCAATCCGGGTGGAATCGCGGGTGGATCCGGTGGCCAATATTTTGTCGGGGAGTTTGACGGAAAGAAGTTTACAACCCAACAAAAGGGGATCAAGTGGGTGGACTTCGGGAAAGACTTCTATGCCACGCAGACATGGAGCAACACACCTGGACGCTTGATTTGGGTGGCTTGGATGAACAACTGGCAATATGCTCAGGATATTCCGACCTCTCCTTGGCGTGGTGCCATGTCTTTCCCAAGGGAATTGTCCCTGAAAAAAGTAAACGGAGAGTATGTGTTGGTGCAAAAGCCTGTTCAGGAGATCAACAAGTTGAGGGAAGATACGCGAGTCTGGAACAACCGGATCATCACGCCGGGAACCGAGCTGCTGCCCGTCCGGGGGGAGACCTTGGAGATAGAGGCTGAATTCCAGTTGGATACTGCGGATGAGTTTGGTTTGATCGTACGCAAAGGCACGAAAGAAAAAACGATTATCGGCTATAATGTGGGGAACCAAACCCTCTTCGTCGACCGAACCCAATCCGGTCGAACCGATTTCAGCAAAGATTTCCCCGTTGTAACCAAAGCCCAAATGAAGCCAAAAAACCGTGTGATCCAACTTCATATTCTCGTGGATCGATCCTCAGTCGAGGTGTTCGGAAATCATGGTGAAACCGTACTGACGAATCAGATTTTCCCCGACCTTAAAAGCCAAGGGTTGGAATTGTATGCCCGAGGTGGAAATGTGAAACTCCAAACTCTCCGGATCCATCGACTGAAATCGGCTTGGCAATGA